A single window of Falco rusticolus isolate bFalRus1 chromosome 6, bFalRus1.pri, whole genome shotgun sequence DNA harbors:
- the HTR1B gene encoding 5-hydroxytryptamine receptor 1B: MEPAGPCQAPLLPANDSYRNCSAKEGIYQDATPLSGKIVLAVVLALVTLATVLSNAFVIATVYQTRKLHTPANYLIASLAVTDLLVSILVMPISTMYTVTGKWTLGQVVCDIWLSSDITCCTASILHLCVIALDRYWAITDAVEYSTKRTPKRAAGMIALVWVFSICISMPPLFWRQAKAEEASRCAVNTDHVLYTVYSTVGAFYFPTLLLIALYGRIYVEARSRILKQTPKKAGKRLTRAQLITDSPGSSSSVTSINSKAPEGSSETGSPVYMNQVKVKVSDALLEKKKLTAARERKATKTLGIILGAFIVCWLPFFIISLVLPICKDACWFHMAIFDFFTWLGYLNSLINPIIYTMSNEDFKQAFHKLIRFRCTS; this comes from the coding sequence ATGGAGCCGGCCGGCCCCTGCCAGGCGCCGCTGCTCCCCGCCAACGATTCTTACCGAAACTGCAGCGCCAAGGAAGGGATCTACCAGGATGCCACCCCCCTCTCCGGGAAGATCGTGCTCGCCGTCGTCCTGGCGCTCGTCACCCTGGCCACGGTGCTCTCCAACGCCTTTGTCATCGCCACGGTCTACCAGACGAGGAAACTCCACACGCCGGCCAACTATCTCATCGCCTCGCTGGCCGTCACCGACCTCCTCGTCTCCATCCTCGTCATGCCCATCAGCACCATGTACACTGTGACCGGCAAGTGGACGCTGGGCCAGGTCGTCTGCGATATCTGGCTGTCCTCGGACATCACCTGTTGCACGGCGTCCATCCTGCACCTCTGTGTCATCGCCCTGGACCGCTACTGGGCGATCACCGACGCCGTCGAGTACTCCACGAAACGGACTCCCAAGCGGGCAGCCGGCATGATCGCTCTGGTGTGGGTCTTCTCCATCTGCATCTCCATGCCCCCTTTGTTTTGGCGGCAGGCAAAGGCCGAGGAAGCTTCTCGCTGTGCGGTGAACACGGACCACGTCCTCTACACCGTGTACTCCACGGTGGGAGCCTTCTACTTCCCCACTCTGCTGCTGATAGCCCTCTACGGGAGGATCTACGTGGAAGCCAGATCGCGGATTTTGAAGCAGACGCCAAAGAAAGCGGGTAAAAGACTAACGCGGGCTCAGTTAATCACGGACTCCCCGGGCTCGTCCTCCTCCGTCACGTCCATAAACTCCAAGGCCCCCGAGGGATCCAGCGAGACGGGCTCTCCCGTGTACATGAACCAGGTGAAGGTGAAGGTCTCGGATGCTCTGTTGGAGAAGAAGAAGCTCACAGCCGCTAGAGAGCGGAAAGCTACAAAGACTTTAGGGATTATTTTAGGAGCCTTCATCGTCTGTTGGCTGCCCTTTTTCATCATCAGCCTGGTGTTGCCTATTTGCAAGGACGCTTGCTGGTTCCACATGGCCATCTTTGACTTTTTCACGTGGCTTGGATATCTCAACTCCCTCATCAACCCCATCATCTATACCATGTCTAACGAAGACTTCAAACAAGCTTTCCACAAACTCATACGTTTCCGATGCACAAGCTGA